From one Bifidobacterium sp. WK012_4_13 genomic stretch:
- the spxB gene encoding pyruvate oxidase, with product MAKNVIQFGFDTKVANKREVGTIKAGVATVKLLESWGVKHLYGIPGGSINSLMDALYEEQEHIDYVQVRHEEVGAMAAAMHAKMTGEIGVCFGSAGPGGTHLMNGLYDAREDHVPVLALVGQFGTAGMNWDTFQEINENPIFADVSVYNRTVMTAEQLPHVVDEAIRQAYAKHGVAVVQIPVNLGWVNIPSDSWYSAAHSHRKFPNPTLDPEDIALAANILNEAERPVIFAGIGTRGKSKVVIDLCRKIKAPLANTGISWDNFPSDFEALLGSPNRVSTKPSVEVFPEADVVVFVGNNYPFAEVSKIFKNVRKFIQIDIDPSKLGKRHYTDVAILGDAGDALKAIYDKVDEKPETGWWRANLANVANWNEYVHRLETKAEGELQLYQVYNQINRVSEEDAIYSIDVGDVTQTSIRHLHMNPQQMWRTSALFATMGIGLPGAIAAKLDFPGRQVWNLAGDGGFNMVMQDLATQVQYKLPIINVVFANKQYGFIKDEQEDTNNGFLGVQFQDTDYKKLAESMGAVGYTVTEISQLKDVFDSAIRDIAEGRVVVIDAKISNERPLPAELLELDPRLSPEEDIAEFKRRYEAEDLKPFSYFLEREGLEPHIGKIEQGGF from the coding sequence ATGGCCAAGAACGTTATTCAATTCGGATTCGACACCAAGGTTGCCAACAAGCGTGAGGTTGGAACCATCAAGGCTGGCGTCGCAACCGTCAAGCTGCTCGAATCGTGGGGTGTCAAGCATCTGTATGGCATTCCTGGCGGTTCGATCAACTCCTTGATGGACGCGCTGTATGAGGAGCAGGAGCATATCGACTATGTTCAGGTTCGTCATGAGGAAGTCGGCGCAATGGCGGCCGCAATGCATGCCAAGATGACCGGCGAGATAGGCGTGTGCTTCGGTTCGGCAGGGCCGGGAGGCACGCATCTGATGAACGGGCTCTATGATGCCCGCGAAGACCATGTGCCGGTTCTGGCGCTTGTCGGCCAGTTCGGAACGGCGGGCATGAACTGGGACACCTTCCAGGAGATCAACGAGAATCCGATCTTCGCCGATGTCTCGGTATACAACCGCACCGTGATGACAGCCGAGCAGCTGCCGCACGTCGTCGACGAGGCGATCCGTCAGGCATATGCAAAGCATGGGGTTGCAGTCGTGCAGATCCCTGTGAATCTCGGATGGGTCAACATTCCTTCGGATTCTTGGTATTCGGCAGCGCATTCGCATCGCAAGTTCCCGAATCCGACGCTTGACCCCGAAGACATCGCGCTGGCGGCCAACATTCTCAACGAGGCAGAACGGCCCGTGATCTTCGCAGGCATCGGAACGCGCGGCAAGAGCAAGGTCGTCATCGACCTGTGCCGCAAGATCAAGGCTCCGCTGGCCAACACCGGCATCAGCTGGGACAACTTCCCATCTGACTTCGAGGCGCTGCTCGGCAGCCCGAACCGAGTCTCGACCAAGCCTTCGGTCGAGGTCTTCCCGGAGGCCGATGTGGTCGTGTTCGTCGGCAACAACTACCCTTTCGCGGAGGTCTCGAAGATCTTCAAGAATGTCAGGAAGTTCATTCAGATAGACATTGACCCGTCGAAGCTTGGGAAGCGTCACTACACCGACGTCGCGATTCTTGGCGATGCGGGTGACGCGCTGAAGGCCATCTATGACAAGGTGGACGAGAAGCCGGAGACTGGCTGGTGGCGTGCGAACCTCGCCAATGTGGCCAATTGGAACGAATACGTGCACCGCTTGGAGACCAAGGCCGAAGGCGAGCTTCAGCTCTATCAGGTCTACAACCAGATCAACAGGGTCTCGGAGGAAGACGCCATCTATTCCATCGATGTCGGTGATGTGACGCAGACATCCATTCGCCATCTGCACATGAATCCGCAGCAGATGTGGAGGACCTCCGCACTCTTTGCGACGATGGGCATCGGACTTCCCGGGGCCATCGCGGCGAAGCTCGACTTCCCGGGGCGTCAGGTCTGGAATCTGGCTGGTGACGGCGGCTTCAACATGGTGATGCAGGATCTGGCAACGCAGGTCCAATACAAGCTGCCAATCATCAACGTCGTCTTTGCGAACAAGCAGTATGGCTTCATCAAGGATGAGCAGGAAGACACCAACAACGGATTCCTTGGCGTGCAGTTCCAGGACACGGATTACAAGAAGCTCGCGGAGTCGATGGGCGCCGTCGGATACACCGTGACCGAAATCAGCCAGCTGAAGGATGTCTTCGACTCTGCGATCAGGGACATTGCCGAAGGCCGTGTTGTGGTCATCGATGCGAAGATAAGCAACGAGCGGCCTCTGCCCGCCGAGTTGCTGGAACTAGATCCGCGGCTGAGCCCTGAGGAGGACATCGCCGAATTCAAGAGGAGGTACGAGGCCGAGGATCTGAAGCCATTCTCATACTTCCTTGAAAGGGAGGGTCTGGAACCGCATATCGGCAAGATCGAGCAGGGCGGCTTCTGA
- the ffh gene encoding signal recognition particle protein, which yields MAAFTSLTDRLSQAFKHLRSKGKLSESDIDGTIREIRRALLDADVSLDVVRSFASRIRERALGEEVSQALNPAQQVVSIVNEELTKILGAGVDRPLNFAKKPPTVIMLAGLQGAGKTTLAGKLGYWLRDTGHTPLLVAADLQRPNAVTQLQVVGERAEVPVYAPEPGVQADSSDVVEPGQATGDPVKVAKDSIAFAQDKLYDTVIIDTAGRLGVDEQLMQQARNIRDAVNPNEILFVIDAMIGQDAVQTAKAFDEGVDFTGVVLSKLDGDARGGAALSVASVTGKPILFASTGEGLKDFEVFHPDRMASRILDMGDVLTLIEQAQRTFDEQEAREAAAKMQEGSFGLDDFLSQLQQVRKLGSMKSLLGMIPGMAQHRKELEQFDEHEVDRTEAIIHSMTPQERREPSIINGSRRARIAYGSGTMVSAVNGLLQRFEQAAKMMKRMSNGSRSMPGMAGMPGMAGMPGQGSKRGGKKNKKHRSKSGNPMKREAEDKALRDRLSGNGPKASGSAFQKNPQQPQTPDGLPELPPNLSGGLSGLFGR from the coding sequence ATGGCAGCTTTTACATCTTTGACCGACAGGCTTTCGCAGGCTTTCAAACACCTGCGTTCCAAGGGGAAACTCTCTGAGTCCGACATCGACGGAACCATTCGTGAGATTCGCAGGGCTCTGCTCGACGCAGACGTCTCACTTGATGTCGTCCGCTCGTTCGCCTCGCGAATCCGTGAACGTGCTCTGGGAGAGGAAGTCTCTCAGGCATTGAATCCTGCCCAGCAGGTCGTTTCCATCGTGAACGAGGAGCTGACGAAGATTCTGGGCGCTGGCGTTGACCGCCCGCTCAACTTCGCGAAGAAGCCGCCGACCGTCATCATGCTCGCCGGTCTTCAGGGCGCAGGCAAGACGACGCTTGCCGGAAAGCTCGGATACTGGCTGCGAGACACTGGCCACACCCCGCTGCTCGTCGCAGCCGATCTTCAGCGGCCCAACGCGGTCACTCAGCTGCAGGTTGTCGGTGAACGGGCCGAGGTGCCGGTCTACGCTCCGGAGCCAGGCGTGCAGGCGGATAGTTCGGATGTCGTCGAACCAGGGCAGGCCACCGGCGATCCGGTCAAGGTCGCCAAGGATTCAATCGCCTTCGCGCAAGACAAGCTCTATGACACGGTGATCATCGACACCGCAGGCCGTCTTGGCGTCGACGAGCAGCTCATGCAGCAGGCTCGCAACATTCGCGATGCGGTCAACCCGAACGAGATTCTCTTCGTCATCGATGCGATGATCGGTCAGGATGCGGTGCAGACCGCCAAGGCATTCGACGAGGGCGTGGATTTCACCGGTGTCGTGCTCTCGAAGCTCGATGGCGATGCCCGAGGTGGTGCGGCGCTTTCCGTCGCCAGCGTGACTGGCAAGCCGATTCTCTTTGCGTCGACAGGCGAGGGGCTGAAGGACTTCGAAGTCTTCCACCCCGATCGCATGGCTTCGAGAATTCTCGACATGGGCGATGTGCTGACGCTTATCGAGCAGGCCCAGCGCACCTTCGACGAGCAGGAGGCCCGCGAGGCCGCAGCGAAGATGCAAGAGGGCAGCTTCGGGCTTGACGACTTCCTGTCGCAATTGCAGCAGGTTCGCAAGCTTGGTTCGATGAAGAGTCTGCTCGGCATGATTCCTGGCATGGCCCAGCATCGCAAGGAACTCGAACAGTTCGACGAGCATGAGGTCGACCGCACCGAGGCGATCATTCATTCGATGACCCCTCAGGAACGCCGCGAGCCCAGCATCATCAACGGTTCTCGACGCGCGCGCATCGCCTATGGTTCCGGCACGATGGTCTCCGCGGTCAACGGGCTGCTGCAGCGCTTCGAACAGGCCGCAAAGATGATGAAGCGCATGAGCAACGGTTCGCGCAGCATGCCCGGCATGGCTGGAATGCCTGGCATGGCAGGAATGCCCGGGCAAGGCTCCAAGCGTGGTGGCAAGAAGAACAAGAAGCATCGCTCAAAGTCTGGCAATCCCATGAAGCGTGAGGCCGAAGACAAGGCATTGCGCGACAGGCTTTCCGGTAATGGGCCAAAGGCTTCCGGCTCCGCCTTCCAGAAGAACCCGCAGCAGCCCCAGACGCCAGACGGGCTGCCTGAGCTTCCGCCGAATCTTTCGGGAGGCCTGTCCGGATTGTTCGGGCGTTGA